The Flavobacterium sp. CBA20B-1 genome includes the window ATACTGCCTAATGTATAAACTTGCATTTTGATGTTTCCGAATTCGGGATGCAAAAACGAAGGAAATAACGACAAAAAGAACAACATGATTTTCGGGTTCAGAATATTCATGATTAATCCTTGTTGAACTTGTTGAAACACATTGCTTCGTGAAATGGGCGCTTTATCAACACTAACCGTAATAGGTTCGATAGGTGCTTTATATAAAAGGTAGATAATTCGAAGTAAATACAACGTTCCAAAAACTTTTATAGCGATAAAAAGCCACGGAATAGCTACAATTAAGGTCGATATTCCAAATGCCAACAACGTGGTATGAAACAGCAAACCCGAACTTAAACCTATTGCGGCTGCGATACCAAACTGTTTTCCTTTGGCTAAACTCGTTGATAAAACATACATTATATCGGGTCCTGGCGAAATGGTTAACGCCAAGCTTGTTAGAAAGAACGATATAATGGTTTCTAACGTCATTAACTGCGTTTTAAAATCGCTTGATTGATTTCTTTAATCAAGGCAGGTCCTTCGTAAATAAAGCCTGTATAAATTTGAACTAAAGAAGCACCCGCATCTAATTTTTCCAACGCATCGGCAGCAGAATGTATTCCGCCTACACCTATTATCGGGAACGATTTATTACTTTTTTCTGATAGAAAACGAATGACTTCGGTTGATCTTTTTGCCAACGGTTTGCCTGATAATCCGCCCATTTCTGTTTGGTTTGCAGATTGTAAGCCATCGCGCGAAATAGTGGTGTTTGTAGCAATAACACCTGCAATTTTGGTATCGTTTACAATATCTATAATATCCAACAACTGCTCATTGGTTAAATCGGGCGCAATTTTCAACAAAATCGGTTTCTGTTTTGGTTGCTTAAGATTTTTATTTTGTAAAGTTGATAACAATTCCGTTAACGGTTCTTTGTCTTGCAACGCACGTAAATTCGGCGTATTGGGCGAGCTTACATTCACAACAAAATAATCTACATAAGGATACAAAGCATCGAAACAAATCATATAATCGTTTACAGCTTCTTCATTTGGAGTGACTTTATTTTTACCAATGTTTCCACCAATTAAAACGCCTTTATTTTGCTTTAATCGTTCAATTGCCAAATCAATTCCGCCATTGTTAAAGCCCATTCTGTTGATAATTCCTGAATCTTCTTTTAAACGGAACAAACGTTTTTTAGGATTTCCCTCTTGCGGTTTTGGCGTAATGGTTCCAATTTCGATAAATCCGAAACCAAAAGCATCCAATTCATTGTAAATTTTTGCATCTTTATCTAATCCGGCAGCCAAACCAACCGGATTTTTAAATTTCAAGCCAAAAACTTCGCGTTCCAATCTTTTATCGTTTATTTGATAAATCGACTTAAAAACCGATTTCATACCCGGAATGGCGTGCATGGTTTTTATCATTGAAAAAGTAAAATGATGCACTTTTTCAGGATCAAAATTGAATAAAAGCGGACGAATGATGGATTTGTACATGATTGCATAATTTAAAGCTTTGCAAAAGTAGTTTTTTTGAAATTAAATTGAAAAAATTAGTAACGCTGTTTTCTTTCAATTCTTTTATTTATGTATAAATTTAAGATGAAAAAAAATAGTTGAATCCCAATTACTAGCAAATCTACTTTCGTTGAGGAAAAACGCAATCCCCAACTAATAAATGAAATAGGAATTGTTACATAAATACCAATATCAGCAAATTCATTATAGAATATATCTTTTGGATATAATCCAAACAACGAAATCAATGCCACTAAATGATAAATTATTGTAAAACCGAGTAATGTTTTATTTCTGTATTTTTTCAATTAAATTCACTTGTATATTATTAACCATAGTAAAAAAGTCATTAAAATCTAAATTTAGGTCTTTTACATCGAAGAAATTTATACAAATAGAATTATTCTCATTTGTAATTTCAGCTATCAATTTATAATCAAACCAGATTTCAATAAAAGAATTTTCCCTTTCGGAATC containing:
- a CDS encoding quinone-dependent dihydroorotate dehydrogenase, whose product is MYKSIIRPLLFNFDPEKVHHFTFSMIKTMHAIPGMKSVFKSIYQINDKRLEREVFGLKFKNPVGLAAGLDKDAKIYNELDAFGFGFIEIGTITPKPQEGNPKKRLFRLKEDSGIINRMGFNNGGIDLAIERLKQNKGVLIGGNIGKNKVTPNEEAVNDYMICFDALYPYVDYFVVNVSSPNTPNLRALQDKEPLTELLSTLQNKNLKQPKQKPILLKIAPDLTNEQLLDIIDIVNDTKIAGVIATNTTISRDGLQSANQTEMGGLSGKPLAKRSTEVIRFLSEKSNKSFPIIGVGGIHSAADALEKLDAGASLVQIYTGFIYEGPALIKEINQAILKRS
- a CDS encoding LysE family translocator gives rise to the protein MTLETIISFFLTSLALTISPGPDIMYVLSTSLAKGKQFGIAAAIGLSSGLLFHTTLLAFGISTLIVAIPWLFIAIKVFGTLYLLRIIYLLYKAPIEPITVSVDKAPISRSNVFQQVQQGLIMNILNPKIMLFFLSLFPSFLHPEFGNIKMQVYTLGSIFMIQAFLVFCLIAVLSGYVSKFLKRNTYIQAYMNYFQIAVLIALIVFMWIK